The nucleotide window GGTGATCGGACGCCCGTTCAGCGCGCCGACGATTTTTGCGTTGCAGCCTGACCCTGACCTGCCAGACGACCTTGCCGAACAAGTCCAGCGGCATATCGACGTATTGGAGCTGCAGCGACGTTGCGGACCATTCATTCGCGACGAAATATGTCCAAATGCTTCGGCTCTCGCATGAGGCGCGCGCATCCGGAGGCGGCATTCACGCAATATCGTCTTCCAAGCCTTGATCATCAATGCACATGGATCTAATGAGGCGCGTCAGTGGTCCTAGGAGTTTAAAATGCAAGTTCTGGTACGTGACAACAACGTTGAGCAAGCGCTCCGTTTTTTGAAAAAGAAGTTGCAGCGTGAGGGCGTTCTCCGGGAGGCCCGACTTCGTGAGCGTTTTGAAAAGCCCTCCGAAAAACGTGCGCGTGAAAAGGCCGAGGGTATCAGGCGCGTCCGTAAACTCGCTCGCAAAAAGCTTGAGCGGGAAAGTGGTATTTCGGCTCCCAAGAAGGCGAGAGCTTCTGGTCGCTAGCAGTGATCGAATGACGCATGTTTCGTCTGTCGAGGAAAGGACTTTCTCGTGTCTGAGATGTCCCTTTCCTGCAGGCCGTGCCGTTAAGTACAGTGTCCAATGGGAGGTTGCTCACCGCGCCTTGATAAAGGTGTCAGGGGCGTCTTCGATCAGTTTCAGCTGGAGCGTGATGCGTGGGCCGGCTGGCTGAACTCCTCCAAGATTTGGTCCTGATGTCACTGCTACGCGAAGAGTGGAGTGAGTTCGACGGTTGAACCAGCGGAGCTTGCGACATTAGTGCCCTGGGCCTCACGAGCCAGATAAGCTCTGTCCAGCTCCGACAATATCGCTTGCAACAACATTGCCCGAAGCCCTGCCGCGCACGTACGCAGTACCTGACAAAATCCGTCCGTCAACAAGGTTGACCATCTGTGAGCCTTTCAAGGTGGGTGAGCGTGCAAGCAGTTTGAGCCGTTCATACTCTCCGGCTAGTTTGATCGCGCCGGCGGCAATCGGGACGGCTCCCGCTCTCTACCGGATCAAGCCGGCCTCCACGAAACGTAGAAATGCCTGCGTATGCTGCAGGCAGTTGACATCTGTTGCCGGCGTCCGACCCAGCTGTTCCAGTTCGTGCAGAATGCGACCGAGGGTGAGGGTTCGGCATTCATGATGATCGCGCCTCCACTGGGGTTCGATATAGGATGACCCGACCGGTCGGTACGATCTGTGAGAGGAAATCAAAGTCGCGGACGTTGCCAGTCAGCACGCTCGCACCCAGCTGCCGTGCCTGCAAGAAAACCATGGCGTCATTGACGAAGCCGCGCTCATGTCCTTCCCCCTTTGGCAGGTTGCTCAAGCGAAAGAGCAGACCCGCCAACACGCCGGCATGTCCCCAGATGGCTGCATCTGGAGCGTGAAGTCGGTGTTCCGGAATGTCTTCGACCGTCGCCGCGATCGTTTCGAGCACCGCCTTTGTAGAGGCGTGCTTGGGGTCCAGTCGGCCGAAGGCATGGGTCAGCTCAGACAGGCAGACCGCCGAATGGTGGCATAGGCGATACGTAATCAGCCTATCGACCTCCACCGGCGAGCGCCCCTGAAGCACATCCAGATAGACGCTGGTATCCAGGAACAGAGGCCCTCCGATTGCCGGTTCGTCGGCAACCCAAGGAAGATCTTCGTCGGGCCTGCGCTCGAGCGACCCGACGTGCTTCTGGGGCTTTAGTGATCGGAGGGCTTCAGAGAGATCAAATCCCAAGATCGATATCCGTCGGGATGCGGCCCTTGCGGCCCACCAGACGCGCGCCAAAGTCGTCTTCGAGAGCCAGCCGTGAAAGGGCCAATTCCAGCAGCTCGGTGTCGGAGGTAACATGGGCCCGCTTCTTGGCTGCCTCGATCAACTCCGACGGCACTCGCCCCGACAAGCGGGTATTCTTCGCCGTGCCAAGGAGACCGACGGCCTTCGCTTGCTCGAGTACGAGCTTATTGCGGGCCAACGCGATTTTCGCTTCGCGTTCCGCAGCAGTTCGTGGTTGGGTACCCATAAGATTCTCCTGTGTTGAACAGAATATAGATTGCGTTGAACGGGAGGGCAAGGTTCCATAGCGGTGGGCAGGTTGCGATCCGGGCGTTCGCGGCAAACCACCATGGGAATGACGACGGGGAGATTGATGGATTCTCTAGGGCCGTCGGCTGGGCAGCGCAGATCCTCAGAATGAAGGGCTCGACCGAAAACACAGCCATGGGTACTGAGCGCCGGTGACGAGCAAGGAGTAAAGATGCCGGAGCAGGAACCCCCTGTCCCGACTATCGGCGTGCCTATTGCATGGTTTGCTTGCCGGCTCGATGAAGACCGCCATATAACGCGCGATGACGTATGATTCGAAGATTTTCGTCGGCCTGAGGCCAACGAGCAAAAAATCAGCTCCGCTCCGCGAGCCTTACCAGTCGAAATGCCAGTGGGACGGCTGCGAAAGCGGCGGCGCCAATCGCGCGCCCGTTGGGCGAGATGCGGAGGGTTTGTACCTGTTGTTCTGCCCGCAACATGCGAGGGAATACAACAAGGGATATAATTTCGCGAGCAATCTGTCTGATCCGGTGACCGCCCGCTATCAGAGGGAAGCAGCAAACGGCAGCCGTAAGACGTGGGGGACCCGCCTTGATCAGGCGACAGAGATGCCGCTTCCTTCGACCGTTCGCTCCGGTACGGCAAAAGCCCTTAACGCACGCAAGATTGCTGCACGACATCAAGCTACGAAAGCTGATCTCCAGCGGCGTAAGCTCAAGGTATTGGAAGCAAAAGCCTTCGAAACGCTCGGTCTTTCGCAGGACGCGACGCCTGAGGAAATTAGACGACGCTACAAACTGATGCTCAAGATGCACCATCCGGACGCTAACCGAGGAGATCGAAACTCCGAAGATGAACTCCGGGCGGCAATCGACGCCCATAAGATCCTCAAGTTGAACGGGTTCTGCTAGATCTGAGACACGCTCTCTGCTGTCTATGATGAGGGTGAGCTGGAGGTTTTTGACAGATCGATGCAATTCAACTCGGCAGCTGCCGTGCCGACGCTGCCGATCCCGCTGCTCGCCAAAATCCCGGTCATCGGCGAAGCGCTGTTCAACAGCCCCGTCATCACCTATCTCGCCATCATCCTGGTCGGGGTGATGGTCGATATCTACCGTTCCACCCATCTCGGATCGGCATTGCAGGCGGCCGGCGACAAGCCGGCGGCGCTGGATGCCGCCGGTGTCGACGTGGTGCGGACCCGCTCGGTCGCCGTGCTGTGCACGGCCTGTTCGCCGGCCTCGGCGGCGCTTTCATCGCCATTGTCGGCGCCGGCATCTTCGTGCCGTTCAAGACCCATGGTAACGGTTTCATCGGCATCGTGCTGGCCATGCTGGCCCCGAGCGACCGGTCTGGGTTCTGTTCGGTGCGCTGCTGTTCGGCGCCTGCCTGTCGATGACCACGGCCCTGCAGGTGGCGGGTGTCGACATCCCCACCAACATCATCCAGATGACCCCGTTTGCCATGGTCATGCTGGTGCTGATCGTCGCCGGCCGCCGAGCCAATCTGCCGCTGGCGCTCGGCGCAAGCTACGTTCGCGGAGAGCGATGAGTCTCCCCGGCACTGTGCCGCTAGAAGTGATGGCCGCGCGCGGCCATGGGTGATCTCAGCGGTTTCGGCAAAGGCACTGCGATATCGGCACGGTCTTTTGTGGGTTTCGTCGCAACGCAGCTCATACTATTCCAGCCGGGCGAACGCGCAGACTTGTGATGGGGATGGCGCTGCAACCCGGCCTGGATCAGTTGTTCAGGCGCTGAAGCCTGAACAACGCCGTCGGTATAGGCCCGCCAGGCATATTTTGAGGCGGCGGGTGACGATCACGCGGAACGGCGCCGGAACCACATCCAGCCGCTCAGGCACATCCTCGCCGATGCAATGCAAGCATCCGCCGCGAGCGCAGATCAGGCTTCCGGGCTCGCCCGGCTTGATCTAGCCGCACCCATATCATTTTTCACAGAGCCGTCGTCCGCCGGAATATGGCTGATAGGTGCAGTCGGACGGCCGGAAGGAGCGGTAAGTGCGCGAGCAGGCGGCAATGTTACAGGATTGCGGTGCGCCTTGGCCATCGGTTGCTGCTTCTGTCGATCGCACCCCATTCAGCGTTGGTTCGGCCGTCGCCTGGCGGATGAAGTCACGCCAAATATGGGCTGGCAGGGCGCCGCCCGTCACCCCCTTCATCGGCGCGTCATCGTCATTGCCAACCCAGACACCGACGACGAGCGATTCCGTGAAACCGACGAACCAGGCATCACGATTGTTCTGGCTGGTACCCGTCTTGCCGGCTGCAAACGTGCCCGGGTCTGCTCCACGCCCCGTACCGCGCTCGACCACCAACTGCAGGAGCCCGAGGAGATCGGACTGGTAGGGAGAAAGATCGACACTTGGCTTTGATTGTGAGCCAACCCGAAACGTCTTCGTCTGCCCTGCCGCTTGAAAGTCGGCGATGCCCCAGGGTTTAACAGGTGCCCTGCCGAGTTGAACGGACGCATAGGCGCTGGTGAGGTTAAGCAGATTTACTTCGGATGTCCCGAGCGCCAAAGACGGCGTATTGGCAAGTGGCGCATCGATGCCGAGTTCGCGCGCTGCGGCGATCACATTGTCTAGGCCAACTTCTTCGGCTAGCGCCACTGAAGCGGCATTGAGCGATCGCGCGAACGCCTCGGCAAGCGTTACCCAACCACTATAGTTGCCACTGGAATTTTCTGGCGACCAACCGTCGACGTCAATTGGCGCATCCAGAACCCGGTCAGACAAAGTGAGCCCGGCCTTCAATGCTGCGTAATAGACGAACAGCTTAAATGTTGACCCCGGCTGGCGCATCGCAGTGACGGCGCGGTTGAACTGGCTTGCCTTGTAGTCGCGCCCGCCAACCATGGCCACGACCGCGCCGTCCGGCGTCATCGCAACCAAAGCGGCCTGCGATGCTCCGACTGTCTTTCCTTCACCGTCCAGGGCTCTTTTCACGACTCTTTCGGCGATCTGCTGCAACTGCGGTACCAGCGTGGTGCGCACCGTCGTCGAACCTGGCGAGGAGCCGGCGATTTCGCTCGCTTGCGGCGAAATCCAGTCGGCAAACCAACTTCCCGAGCGCGGCGTCGGCGTCGTTGGATGTAGCTTGGCAAAGCTCCCCTTGGCCTCCGCAGCCTCCGGCGCGGTGATCTTGTCGTTCGTCGCCATTGCGTCGAGAACGACCATGGTGCGCTGCCGGGCGCCTTCGAAATTGTCGATGGGATTCCATTGGCTCGGTGCCCGCAGCAACCCCGCCAGCATAGCGGACTCCGGCAGGTTAAGGTCGCCGATATCCTTGTTGAAATAAATCCGCGCGGCGGCAGGCATGCCGGTAGCGCCCGCACCAAGATAGACACTATTGAGATAGCGCGTCAGGATTTCCCGCTTGCCGAGCTTCCACTCCAGCCAGACGGCAATGACCACCTCCTGTATCTTTCGTTTTATTGTTCGATCGCTGTCGAGGTACTGCAGCTTGATGAGTTGCTGGGTGATCGTGCTGCCACCCTCCACCACCGAACCAGCCTCCAAGTTCCGGAGAAGCGCCCTCCCTATCCCTCTGAGATCGACGCCGAAATGATCCATGAACCGCCTGTCCTCAATCGAAAGTACGGCATCGATTAGATGGGGCTGGAACTGGTCGTATCGCGCATATGACTCTTGATAAGGCCCTTGCCTTACCAGCGGCGCGCCGTCAGCGGTTTCCAGCACCACGATAGGCTTTAACGTTCCCTCACGGATCTCGCCCCAGGGCACGTCTTTTAGCGCCCACACCAGAATGCTTCCTACGAGGAGGCAGACAAGAAAGGCCGATCCCATAGCGAATTTCCACCAGCCCGCCAGAAGCGACCGTCGAAGGCGACTTTCACGAGGCTCGACAAGCCGATTGCGAATACCACGTCCGGCTTTGGCGAGAGCAGTGGTCAGCCATTTGGTTGGAGCTGATGTGGCTCCCAACCGCATCGACCTCCTTAGCTTCGTTCTCAAAAACAAAGCCATCGTCTTGGTCTTCGCCAACGCAGAACTTGCCTGTAAATCTTGGCGCAGCGCATGCAACAGATTGCTCGCGGCCTGCCGAGTTTGGCCGAAGGATCCGTGGGCCTGCGGGTTGTCGGCTTGGGTGGTCCCCGTGGAATCCGTCGCGGCGATTTGGCTTGCCAAATCTGTTTTCTGGACGCGACCCGAGCTCGAGTCGCTGACGCTTTCACCTGAGGCTTCGGGAGGACTAGGCATGGGTTACCGCTAAAATGCAAACGCAGCATGACCTTTATAGCCGGGCGATGCGGTGTGTTCCACCGCAAAAGGTGTCCAAGGCAGAAGTCCTTGAGCGGATGTAAGATGGCGTGGAGATCGACTCGAAAAACGTCACCGCCGTTCAGGTCGGCGACAACAAGGACGAGCGACTGCAGCAGTGCACCGTCTGATTGCCATCTAGGATGCCGGCGGCGCAAGACGCCGCCGGGACATGCCTGTTAAACCTGGATGATGTAGACGATCGTTAGCGCATCGGGATCGACGATGACGATCCGGCCATCAGCAAGGATGAAGAAGCGGTAGCCTTCATACTGCGGAACGATCTTCACGATGCGTGGCGGCAGCGGTTCGAGACGAACCTTCTTCGGGATCGTCGTTCCGACGGAGACCGTGAAATTCACTTCCTTCACCGGCGCAACATGGACCTCCTTCACCACTGTGCGAATTTCGGTCTGCTGCTCGACGGAAATGTTGACGTTGGTCTTGGTGTTGGACGTCTGATTGTTCGTCGTGGTGTTGTTGTTGACGCTGGTTTGGGAAGAGCTTTTGTTCGTCGTCGAAGAGTTCTGATCGGTCGACTGTTTCGACGCATCGCCGCTTTGCGTGGTGGCGGCGTTGCCCGAGCCCTCTGCAGGCTTGGCATTTTGCGTGCTGCTCTTCGTGCCTGAGGTGGCCGAGCCGCTTGTATCGGTGCTGCCGGACTTGGCGGCGGGCTTCTGTTCGGTCGTGGTGGCGCCGCCGGCGTCTTGCGATCCGGGCTTGGTTTCCGTCGAAGACTTGCCGGATGCACTTCCCTTTGTCGAAGAATTATCGTTCGAAGGCTGTTCGGCGCTCTTTTTCATGTCCGAACCCTGACCGGGTTTCTGCTGCGATGACTGGCCCTTGCCTTGCGGACAGGCTCCCGAAGCGTCTGGCGTGCAGTCGGTGCCGGTTCCGGTGGCGCTGGAGCCGGCCTTCGAGCCGGCGTCAGTGCCCGTCTGCGAACCGGGTTGGGTCTGGCCGCCGCTCTTGGTGTCCTGCTGGGCCGCCGCGGGCAGTGTTGCAAGCGGCGAGACGCTTAGTGACAGCGCTGCTACCAGCATGGTGAGATGGTTGCTTTTCATGATCAATCTCCGAGGTTTCGGGCACGCGATGCCGCCACGCATTTTCATGCGTCGGATGCGTGCCCTGACTGTTGTAAAGGGCGGATGAAGCCGCCGATGGTCACTGAATGACCTGGATCACCTTCCGGGAGGAAGGTTCGACGATCACACGCTGATCGTTGACGATCGCGTATGCATATTTCGGATCGTCGGGAATTGGTGTGACGACCACGGTCTCCGGCAGGGGCTGCCCGACGACGACCTTCTCCTTCACCACGACGCGCGTAGTCGGGGCGGGAGCCTGCTGAACGTAGGTCACCACCTTCGGCGGCGGCGGATCGATAACGCTACCTGCCACGCCGCCGACGATGCCGCCGACAGCAGCACCGACCGGGCCGCCGACAATCGCACCCGTTGCAGCACCGCCTACTGCTCCTGTTACCGTCGAAGACTGCGCATAGGCAGAAGTCGATGCCAACAGGATGCTTGCGGCGATTCCTACTACTTTGATATTCATCTGTTTTCCTCCTTGGGTGCGGATGGTTCCGCTGGGGAGCCAAACCGAAAGATCGAGGAAGTGTTCCAGACGTCGGACTTCAGGCCGGGGCCGGTCCGACCTTGGTCCTAGCGTAGGATCCGCCTGCCTACTGAGTGGGAAAACGGCTGAGCATCCGGTCCTGGACGTTCTCCCAGCCAACGATCATCGCAGCAAGCGAGATGGCTTTGTCGCGGTCTGCGGCCTTGGTTATAAAGCCTTCGAGCAGGACGACAGGGCCGAGCATCCTGATCTCGATGGCACTGCTGTCGATATCCGGATCGGCGGAAAGGGCTGCTTCGATTGTGGCGATGGTGGATGCCGAACTGTGGCCTTGCGAGCAGCGCTCTTCGTGATTGTAGTTATCGGGGCCGAACTTCATATTCTCCTCCTGTCCCGCCCTTCCACGGACCTTCACATTACCTCGCATAACATATGAGCAGCGTGTCCTGACGTCGCCAGCCGGACTTAAGTCCGGCTTTCCCTCGGCACGATCCGGCTTAGATTCTCCTGATCCTTGTTGAAAGGACGTCAGGGAGGTTCCAGCAACGTTGCCGACTCCAGTCAGAACCTCCCTGATGACGCTTCAATTTATCGACCAGTGTCGAGCGTCCGAGCTCCGCAACGGATGCGGAATGCTTCGCGTACGGTTAGAGGCGATGGATAGGAATGCAGGCGGCCGGTAATAGGGGAGTACGCGAAAGCGAGGACTTCGCTCCTCTGATGCTTGTGACAAGCGGCAAAGGCTAGGCGCCCTGGCGCCATCTGATTGCCGCTTCCGTCCGATTGCTGGCGCCAAGCTTGGACAGTATTTCGGTCATGTGATGCTTGATCGTTTTCTCCTGCAGGTTCAGCCGCCGCCCGATATGCTTGTTGGAAAGTCCTTCGGCTACCAATTCTATCACGTCGGTTTCGCGGGGAGTGAGTGAAGCCGGTCTGTCGAGAAGACTTTGTTCGACCTTGGCGCGCATGGTCGGCGAGATGAACCTCGAGCCTCCAACGACCGTTCGAATGGCCTCAGCAAGTCCGCGTGATCCGCTACCCTTGACGACGTATCCGGCTGCGCCTCGTCGTAGCGCAGCGACAACAGAGTCGATGTCCTCCGAGGCGGTCAGCATCAGGACCTTTGTCTGTGGGCTTCGCGCCAGGATCTCGGAAATCGCATCGATTCCTCCTCCGGGCATTGATACGTCGAGCAGAAGGACGTCAGGCCTTTGGGACACCGCCAGCGTGGCGGCGTCATCGGCACTTGCCCCTTCACCGACAACGACGAAATCCTCGATTTCGGACAGGCTGCGGCTCACCCCTTCTCGGAAGAGAGGGTGGTCGTCCACGATCGCTATCGTGATGACTGTCAAGCTGCACCCTCCATTTCCTCGGTCTGAAGAAAAGCATCCGACACCTGTCGATCGGCTATGCGATAGACATGGCAAGCAATTAGAAAACGTCCAGCGACACTGGAGTGGCGAACGAACGCTTTTATGGGCCTGCCTGGTCTCGATGATTTTGCCGCCCGCGGCGCTCCACGAACGCCGGGATGTCGATCCCCAAGTGTCTGATTCCGCCTCCGGCTACGAAGACAGGGGTTGTGATTTAGCCGCCTGGCCGAGCCGGTCCGCCACGAGCTCAAGGGCTGAACTCAGCTCGGCATCCACCTCCGTCAGCCGCATCAGGTGACGTCGAGATTGCGCGGTCTCGTCCGGGCGTTCGACATACGAAGGGACAATTTGCTGGTCGAATTTCGATCTGTTCAATCGCGGTGGATCTCGACCGTTCGCCGTTGCGGTCAAGAGGCGAAGACAATGTTGTCTCAGGCGCAGGCACTTCTCGAATGCAAGCCGAACCACGAAAGATGGTTCGCTTTTTAAGATCGACCAGATCGTCACAAGTGACAGATACGTGTTCCTGGCTTGGCGGAACTCCCAAAATGCGTATTTCTGGGTAGCGTTGATTGCGCTTCGCGTTGCGTATTGGGGGAGTTGAGGGTTTGCCGCCAGTGAACGCCTGATAACCTCCAGAGCGCCTCGGCCCATTTGCAGGTGATTGGACGACATGTTGCCTGGATACTGCCTGTATCCAACCAGTCGTTCAGGGATGACTTCGATTTGATAGCGCGCGGCCAGCCTGAGTTCGAAATCGAGATCTTCACAGCCGCCAATTCCTGCTGCTGCATAGGAGCTGTCAAACCCGCCAATCTCGAGCGCGACATCCCGACGGACAAGCAGCGCGCTGCCATTGCCGACATATTTGAAAGTCAGATGCCGGGCGAAGATATATCCTCTGGCGACATCGGGCCGGCAGGAGCGAAGGATCTCGTCGTCGCTATTGATGATGTAATGCAGCACATAAACCGCAGCCCACTGTGGGTTTAAGCGATTGAGCGCATTCACCTGCTTTTCGATTTTCGTGTGGTGCCAGAGATCGTCCGCGTCAAGAAATGCCACAAACCGACCTGTTGCTTCGCGGATGCCGGTGTTCCTTGCTGCGGCGACGCCGCGGTTTGGCGTGGACAGCAGGCGGATCCGCGAATCTGCCAGCGCCACTTGCTCGACCACCCTTGCCGTATCATCGGTAGAGCCGTCATTGACGACTATGATCTCCAAGTTCCGGTAGGTCTGGCACCCGGCGGATCGAAGTGTGCGTTCGATATAACGGGAGGCATTGAAGGCCGGGATGACCACTGAAACCAACGGCTGGGTGAAATGACGAACGTCCCGCCCATCCTTGTCTGACCAGCAAAGCATTCCAGATCTTTCATTCGGTCGAACAGACGCTTTTCGTCTCAGATGACGGTGCGTGTTCCTAGATGCAGTTCGAAGCGCTGACTAAATCTCAACCCTCCACATTGGGAGCACCGCCGCTGCACGCATCGCAAAACGCAGGGCAACATCGGTTGCACCCTAACTTCGTTGTCGGCGACTCAAAATGGACTTTAGTCCGATGGACTTTGCAACGTGGCCGTCCAGTTGCGCTGGTCACTTATGGTCGAGTCTGTGTTCGACCTTCTTGCGGCTATTGCCGACCTCCTCGACGGTCCTCTTTACCGCGACAAACGACCCCCGTCGAGATAGCCCCGCAGCAAAACCGTTCCGGCACCTCTGCCGGCGATCACCGATCTTGAGGAGGTGGTCGACCTGCTTCTTGCACCACTCTTCCAGCCGCGAAAAGGCATACGACTGCTTGGCGCGTCGCTGTCTTCGCTGGAACGGCAGAGGTCTGACACGACGGGATGTCCTGCAACCAACCGCGACTTTTCTCGTTCTAGGCGGAAACAGCTAATCCTGGGAGGATGACGATGAGGCTGGTGCCATTCCACTACGCAGGTCCAAAAGACCCTCTCATCTTCATAAACCCTGAACATGTTGTTGCCGTCCGGCATTTCCCTAGCAGCACCCACATTTATGTTGCCGGTCTGCAGAAAGTCGGCGGACCGAGCTATTATCCGGTCAGAGAGACGCTTGATGAAGTCGTCAAGCTACTAACGGCTTGACCGGGCCGCCACCCGAGACCCGGGAGCGATTGGAGCATCCAGTAAAGTTCAAATTGGGGCCAGCCTTTCACCCTGACGCCCAGGAACGACATCGATCGCCCGAGCAGCGGCACTGAGCACCAGGGTGAACATCGATGCGTCGCGGGCGAACTGCGATGGATGCCGAGTGCCTGGAACTTCCGTGCCAAGTCGATGTTGTAATTGGCATGAGCAACACGGAACAAAAAGCCGC belongs to Rhizobium indicum and includes:
- the rpsU gene encoding 30S ribosomal protein S21, whose product is MQVLVRDNNVEQALRFLKKKLQREGVLREARLRERFEKPSEKRAREKAEGIRRVRKLARKKLERESGISAPKKARASGR
- a CDS encoding type II toxin-antitoxin system VapC family toxin, producing the protein MGFDLSEALRSLKPQKHVGSLERRPDEDLPWVADEPAIGGPLFLDTSVYLDVLQGRSPVEVDRLITYRLCHHSAVCLSELTHAFGRLDPKHASTKAVLETIAATVEDIPEHRLHAPDAAIWGHAGVLAGLLFRLSNLPKGEGHERGFVNDAMVFLQARQLGASVLTGNVRDFDFLSQIVPTGRVILYRTPVEARSS
- a CDS encoding J domain-containing protein; its protein translation is MTYDSKIFVGLRPTSKKSAPLREPYQSKCQWDGCESGGANRAPVGRDAEGLYLLFCPQHAREYNKGYNFASNLSDPVTARYQREAANGSRKTWGTRLDQATEMPLPSTVRSGTAKALNARKIAARHQATKADLQRRKLKVLEAKAFETLGLSQDATPEEIRRRYKLMLKMHHPDANRGDRNSEDELRAAIDAHKILKLNGFC
- a CDS encoding PBP1A family penicillin-binding protein, whose product is MPSPPEASGESVSDSSSGRVQKTDLASQIAATDSTGTTQADNPQAHGSFGQTRQAASNLLHALRQDLQASSALAKTKTMALFLRTKLRRSMRLGATSAPTKWLTTALAKAGRGIRNRLVEPRESRLRRSLLAGWWKFAMGSAFLVCLLVGSILVWALKDVPWGEIREGTLKPIVVLETADGAPLVRQGPYQESYARYDQFQPHLIDAVLSIEDRRFMDHFGVDLRGIGRALLRNLEAGSVVEGGSTITQQLIKLQYLDSDRTIKRKIQEVVIAVWLEWKLGKREILTRYLNSVYLGAGATGMPAAARIYFNKDIGDLNLPESAMLAGLLRAPSQWNPIDNFEGARQRTMVVLDAMATNDKITAPEAAEAKGSFAKLHPTTPTPRSGSWFADWISPQASEIAGSSPGSTTVRTTLVPQLQQIAERVVKRALDGEGKTVGASQAALVAMTPDGAVVAMVGGRDYKASQFNRAVTAMRQPGSTFKLFVYYAALKAGLTLSDRVLDAPIDVDGWSPENSSGNYSGWVTLAEAFARSLNAASVALAEEVGLDNVIAAARELGIDAPLANTPSLALGTSEVNLLNLTSAYASVQLGRAPVKPWGIADFQAAGQTKTFRVGSQSKPSVDLSPYQSDLLGLLQLVVERGTGRGADPGTFAAGKTGTSQNNRDAWFVGFTESLVVGVWVGNDDDAPMKGVTGGALPAHIWRDFIRQATAEPTLNGVRSTEAATDGQGAPQSCNIAACSRTYRSFRPSDCTYQPYSGGRRLCEK
- a CDS encoding DUF1236 domain-containing protein — its product is MKSNHLTMLVAALSLSVSPLATLPAAAQQDTKSGGQTQPGSQTGTDAGSKAGSSATGTGTDCTPDASGACPQGKGQSSQQKPGQGSDMKKSAEQPSNDNSSTKGSASGKSSTETKPGSQDAGGATTTEQKPAAKSGSTDTSGSATSGTKSSTQNAKPAEGSGNAATTQSGDASKQSTDQNSSTTNKSSSQTSVNNNTTTNNQTSNTKTNVNISVEQQTEIRTVVKEVHVAPVKEVNFTVSVGTTIPKKVRLEPLPPRIVKIVPQYEGYRFFILADGRIVIVDPDALTIVYIIQV
- a CDS encoding DUF1236 domain-containing protein, with product MNIKVVGIAASILLASTSAYAQSSTVTGAVGGAATGAIVGGPVGAAVGGIVGGVAGSVIDPPPPKVVTYVQQAPAPTTRVVVKEKVVVGQPLPETVVVTPIPDDPKYAYAIVNDQRVIVEPSSRKVIQVIQ
- a CDS encoding BON domain-containing protein; amino-acid sequence: MKFGPDNYNHEERCSQGHSSASTIATIEAALSADPDIDSSAIEIRMLGPVVLLEGFITKAADRDKAISLAAMIVGWENVQDRMLSRFPTQ
- a CDS encoding response regulator, giving the protein MTVITIAIVDDHPLFREGVSRSLSEIEDFVVVGEGASADDAATLAVSQRPDVLLLDVSMPGGGIDAISEILARSPQTKVLMLTASEDIDSVVAALRRGAAGYVVKGSGSRGLAEAIRTVVGGSRFISPTMRAKVEQSLLDRPASLTPRETDVIELVAEGLSNKHIGRRLNLQEKTIKHHMTEILSKLGASNRTEAAIRWRQGA
- a CDS encoding glycosyltransferase family 2 protein, which encodes MLCWSDKDGRDVRHFTQPLVSVVIPAFNASRYIERTLRSAGCQTYRNLEIIVVNDGSTDDTARVVEQVALADSRIRLLSTPNRGVAAARNTGIREATGRFVAFLDADDLWHHTKIEKQVNALNRLNPQWAAVYVLHYIINSDDEILRSCRPDVARGYIFARHLTFKYVGNGSALLVRRDVALEIGGFDSSYAAAGIGGCEDLDFELRLAARYQIEVIPERLVGYRQYPGNMSSNHLQMGRGALEVIRRSLAANPQLPQYATRSAINATQKYAFWEFRQARNTYLSLVTIWSILKSEPSFVVRLAFEKCLRLRQHCLRLLTATANGRDPPRLNRSKFDQQIVPSYVERPDETAQSRRHLMRLTEVDAELSSALELVADRLGQAAKSQPLSS